The sequence CGTGCCAAAATTAGATCATTCGCTCAAATCATTGCATGCGACATTCATCCCTTAAATAATTTACGTGTATTAAATTATCTACGCGATCATTTGCAAATGAACGAGGATCAAAAACATCATTATTATCATCATTGGCTGAAACAAGGCTTTGATACATTAGAAGAAAAATTAAAACAATCAACTACAAAGCATACATTTTGTTTTGGAAACACGCCCTGTCTTGCTGATATTTGCCTAATCCCACAAATATATAATGCGCAACGTTTTCATTTTGATTTAACCCCCTACCCTATATGCTTGAAGATTTCAGAACATGCGAATAAATTAGAGGCTTTTATAAAAGCTTATCCTAAAGAATAAGATCGACCAGATTAGAAGTGATAATCTAATAATCACTCGCTCCAAACATATTCATAAAATTATTTCAATAACTTCCATCCATAAAGTCTTCAATATTTATTAGTTTTAAAACTATTGACAAAACAACTAAGGCAATATTCAATTTTATTGACAATATGTAAGTATTGCTGTACAGTTATACAAATAGTTAAAATTATCATTCATTAAAGGGACACATAATGTTAAATCGTATTTTGTTTTATTTCTTTTTTATTTCACTTCTCTCCACATCAGCGCTTATGGCAGGAAAAAGTGATGAGGAAGATGAAAATTTTTCGAACACACACATAAATGATGACAGTTACCACAAAAAAAGAAAAGAAAATCCAAATATTGAAAATAAAGATATAGAAGAAAATCCAAATAAAAAAATTAAAATAGAAGACAATGAATATGAACTTCTTGAAAAAATAAAAGATTTTTGTATTAATTTTAAAGATTCAAAAAACATACAATTAAAAAAGCAACTTTTGTTTAATATAATTAAAATTAAAGGATTCTATCATTGTGTAAAAAATAATATACAAATTAAAGAATATGAAAATTATATTGAAACTATTTTATTGCAGGTGATAAAAACATTTCCAAATAAAAAAGGTGTCAAATATCTTATTAACATCTTAAAAAAACATATTTTAAAATCCAAAGTGTTAAAACTTAACATAACGCAAAATGTAA is a genomic window of Alphaproteobacteria bacterium containing:
- the maiA gene encoding maleylacetoacetate isomerase → MRLFDYFRSSASYRVRLALNLKGLEYTQIPIDLRLAEQSTPPYLKINPQGLVPALQIGTEIISQSLAIVEYLDEVYPAIPLLPKDPLQRAKIRSFAQIIACDIHPLNNLRVLNYLRDHLQMNEDQKHHYYHHWLKQGFDTLEEKLKQSTTKHTFCFGNTPCLADICLIPQIYNAQRFHFDLTPYPICLKISEHANKLEAFIKAYPKE